In a single window of the Populus alba chromosome 16, ASM523922v2, whole genome shotgun sequence genome:
- the LOC118045926 gene encoding transcription initiation factor TFIID subunit 8, with translation MSNGGEENTPGRVKSDDFGRAVSRMAVAQICESAGFDGFKKSALDSLSDVTIQYLCDLGKTASFYANLSGRTQCHFFDIVRSFEDIIIGASQGFLGASSSGNCLVNSGTIKELIDFVGSNDEIPFAQPVPRFPVIRDKKLIPTFEKMSEVPPGKHIQAWLPALPDPHTYLHTPMWNERLVDPRAETIEQARQRRKAERALLSLQKRLLSNGSAGASSSGISNNVKESGVIDSGQFLAMPSESGKKDVSPVVLSDKLKNHISVMQAFAPAIEAAKESGICDDGDFERKTLLEKRPAVIFKFKTGKKLLGESLDLSLSKKGGRSIGHWLGRDDERDDKKRRAEYILRQSMENPQELTQL, from the coding sequence ATGAGCAATGGAGGTGAAGAGAATACACCGGGAAGAGTCAAATCCGATGACTTTGGCCGCGCTGTATCAAGAATGGCAGTGGCTCAGATATGTGAGAGTGCGGGCTTTGACGGGTTCAAGAAATCTGCTTTGGATTCTCTCAGTGATGTCACAATCCAATACCTCTGTGACCTAGGCAAGACTGCAAGCTTCTACGCCAACTTATCAGGTAGAACCCAATGTCATTTCTTTGATATAGTTAGAAGTTTTGAAGATATAATAATAGGAGCTTCACAAGGGTTTTTAGGTGCGTCCAGTTCTGGTAATTGTCTAGTCAATTCTGGTACGATTAAAGAACTTATTGATTTTGTGGGTTCTAATGATGAGATTCCATTTGCGCAACCAGTGCCAAGGTTTCCTGTTATTAGGGATAAAAAGTTAATTCCtacttttgaaaaaatgagTGAAGTTCCGCCTGGGAAGCATATTCAGGCATGGTTGCCAGCTTTGCCCGATCCTCACACGTATTTGCATACACCTATGTGGAATGAGAGGCTTGTAGATCCTCGTGCAGAAACGATCGAGCAAGCGAGGCAGAGGAGAAAGGCAGAGAGAGCTTTGTTGAGTTTGCAGAAGAGGTTGTTGAGTAATGGCTCAGCAGGGGCTTCATCCTCAGGGATTAGTAATAATGTTAAAGAGTCAGGAGTAATTGATAGTGGTCAGTTTCTTGCCATGCCATCAGAGTCTGGGAAGAAGGATGTTTCTCCAGTTGTGCTGTCAGATAAGCTAAAAAACCATATTTCTGTGATGCAGGCATTTGCGCCTGCTATTGAAGCAGCAAAAGAAAGTGGAATTTGTGACGATGGAGATTTTGAGAGGAAGACACTTCTGGAAAAAAGACCTGCTGTGATTTTTAAGTTTAAGACTGGAAAGAAGTTGCTTGGAGAGTCTTTGGATCTGAGTCTTTCGAAGAAGGGTGGGAGGAGTATAGGGCATTGGTTAGGGCGGGATGACGAGAGGGATGACAAGAAGAGGAGAGCTGAGTATATACTTAGGCAGTCAATGGAAAACCCTCAAGAACTTACACAGTTGTAA
- the LOC118045927 gene encoding membrane magnesium transporter isoform X2 — protein MGFSVGFVIGFVGVLLLSHAAYSTTQYEGLLKITEDEFSGPPFNVVVELIVGLVLCTWAAITVPGIFLSIHPNSDDNRFAHERTSEWHCKCMG, from the exons atgggttTTTCGGTAGGATTTGTTATTGGATTTGTTGGAGTTTTACTTCTCTCTCATGCCGCTTATTCAACCACTCAAT ATGAGGGTTTGTTGAAGATTACAGAGGATGAGTTTTCTGGACCTCCTTTCAAT GTGGTGGTGGAGTTGATTGTGGGGCTGGTTTTGTGTACGTGGGCAGCCATAACTGTGCCTGGCATCTTTCTCTCTATTCATCCTAATTCTGATGACAATAG GTTTGCACATGAGAGGACATCGGAGTGGCATTGTAAATGCATGGGTTAA
- the LOC118045925 gene encoding uncharacterized protein isoform X7: protein MCQLLNSVDGTLSLLNKLTFYAFPTKTSEFRHPKSSPYLGNKTARRWRFRGVRLLSLQGGSEAADHVKSSNKFKADCCDEGEMEPFPHVQTLRKFPKEELVGKVVMVRFDSTNLLREEEQDQSSQSVSSAVFTIKYLHEAGAKIILVSDWRKKTNSQLHDVETVADMISSVIQHRVVTIKCDYSAVLLKMEVLKKADIFLLENLSEYKEEVANNSKFAELLSLGVDIFVNDSFSQSHKILASTVGIARFCSACIAGFHFEESLCQLKKVARTNKRPYVAIIGGGNLHDKAAALHFLVSRCDGLVFVGMMSFQIMHALGLSVPSYLVEPGAYKAALDIIQIAHDRNIPILHPMDFWCMNEHLPEKMGIFPSHHILDGWLPVDLGPRSLDELNSLLVKCKKILWIGPVKFKFSGECADGASKLAQALNELRQRNCDITVVGNMACQAMVMESKSVLVNDMIENASVLWEFFKGRKLPGVMALDRAYPFEIDWKSAYCNPAQPLVVDIGSGSGLFLLGMARRRKDLNFLGLEINSKVLHCNKCYNNISFHSF from the exons ATGTGTCAACTTCTAAATTCAGTGGATGGAACTCTATCCTTATTAAACAAGTTGACGTTTTATGCTTTTCCTACCAAAACATCGGAGTTTCGTCATCCAAAATCTTCTCCATACCTCGGAAACAAGACTGCCAGACGTTGGAGATTTCGTGGTGTTCGATTATTATCCTTACAAG GTGGTTCAGAGGCAGCAGATCATGTCAAAAGCTCTAACAAATTTAAG GCTGATTGTTGTGATGAAGGAGAAATGGAGCCTTTCCCACATGTACAAACTCTTAGAAAATTTCCTAAGGAGGAGCTGGTGGGAAAAGTGGTCATGGTCAGATTTGATAGTACCAATTTACTTAGGGAAGAAGAACAGGACCAGAGTTCTCAATCAGTGTCAAGTGCAGTTTTCACGATTAAATATCTACATGAAGCTGGAGCAAAAATAATTCTTGTGAGTGACTGGAGGAAGAAAACTAATTCGCAGCTTCATGATGTTGAGACTGTTGCAG ACATGATATCATCAGTTATCCAACACAGAGTTGTTACCATTAAATGCGATTATTCTGCTGTGTTGTTGAAAATGGAAGTCCTGAAGAAAGCAGATATATTCCTTCTTGAGAACCTTTCAGAGTACAAAGAGGAAGTTGCCAATAATTCAAAGTTTGCTGAACTATTATCATTAGgagttgatatttttgttaacGACTCCTTTTCGCAGTCTCATAAAATTCTTGCATCAACAGTTGGTATTGCTCGCTTTTGTTCTGCTTGTATAGCTGGTTTTCACTTTGAAGAGAGCCTTTGTCAGCTGAAGAAGGTTGCTAGGACTAACAAAAGACCATATGTTGCAATT ATTGGAGGGGGTAATCTCCATGACAAAGCAGCTGCATTGCATTTTTTAGTTTCCAGATGTGATGGACTGGTCTTTGTTGGGATGATGTCATTCCAAATAATGCATGCTTTGGGACTTTCTGTTCCTTCATATCTGGTAGAACCCGGGGCGTATAAAGCAGCTTTAGATATAATCCAAATTGCACATGATAGAAACATTCCCATTCTACATCCCATGGATTTTTGGTGCATGAATGAGCATCTTCCAGAGAAAATGGGCATATTTCCTTCTCATCATATTTTGGATG GTTGGCTACCTGTTGATCTTGGTCCTCGGTCATTGGATGAATTAAACTCTTTACTAGTGAAATGCAAG AAAATTCTATGGATTGGTCcagtaaaattcaagttctCAGGTGAATGCGCAGACGGGGCATCTAAATTGGCTCAAGCACTTAATGAATTAAGGCAAAGAAATTGTGATATCACTGTGGTGGGGAATATGGCATGCCAAGCAATGGTGATGGAATCAAAGTCTGTCTTGGTTAATGACATGATTGAAAATGCTTCAGTTCTATGGGAATTTTTCAAAGGAAGAAAGCTTCCCGGGGTTATGGCCTTAGATAGA GCATATCCATTTGAGATCGATTGGAAGTCTGCCTATTGTAATCCAGCTCAACCATTGGTGGTTGATATTGGAAGTG
- the LOC118045927 gene encoding membrane magnesium transporter isoform X1, with translation MGFSVGFVIGFVGVLLLSHAAYSTTQYEGLLKITEDEFSGPPFNVVVELIVGLVLCTWAAITVPGIFLSIHPNSDDNRMVSLPDNLDFIIFNHRGKVFVPEINMKSKR, from the exons atgggttTTTCGGTAGGATTTGTTATTGGATTTGTTGGAGTTTTACTTCTCTCTCATGCCGCTTATTCAACCACTCAAT ATGAGGGTTTGTTGAAGATTACAGAGGATGAGTTTTCTGGACCTCCTTTCAAT GTGGTGGTGGAGTTGATTGTGGGGCTGGTTTTGTGTACGTGGGCAGCCATAACTGTGCCTGGCATCTTTCTCTCTATTCATCCTAATTCTGATGACAATAG GATGGTTTCTTTGCCAGACAACCTGGATTTCATAATCTTCAACCATCGTGGAAAAGTATTTGTTCCAGAAATCAACATGAAATCAAAACGTTAA